The Brassica oleracea var. oleracea cultivar TO1000 chromosome C6, BOL, whole genome shotgun sequence genomic interval ATGACATTTACTAAATATTTGTCAATTGAAAAAAAAAAAAAAATAAACCCACAAGTCTTTTATAAAATAAAACACAAATATATAAAAATATGATATTTACTAAATATTTGTCAATTGAAAAAATAATAATAATAAATTTGCGCTTTGAAAGCGCGGATCAAAATCTAGTGATAAATTAATGTAGTTTCCAATAACATTAGATTTGTTCGTTATTTTTCTTTTAGTACAGATAAAAATAAAATACACTAAAAAATATAAACATAAAAGTGTTCTTCAGACAGTTGCTCAAAAAAGAAAAAGTGTTCTTCGGACATAGCACTTATCAGTGTTGTCAGTTCAGACCGGACCGGAGCTTAAAATACCAAATCATTGAAAAAAAAACAACAAAAAGACGCAGACTACTCATCGTCTTCGTCTCCGTCTCCATCTCCATCGTCTTCCTCTGCTTCTTCCGATGAATCCTCACAAAACCGAAGAAGATCTATTCCACCACCACGATCTCCCCCCACCAGACATAATCCCTCAATCACAACCCTCCCTTCACCACAACCCCGAAGAAGACGACCCCACCTTCTCCCTCCAAGAATTCGTCCTCTTCCGCTCCTCCCCCTCCCACTCCTCCGACTCACAAGACGACTCCCCGTCTCACCCCACCCCCAAAATCACTCCTTTACCAAACCCTAGGGCTCCAAACGAACTCAACTTCATCAACCCAGAGCCACACATCTCATCTCAATTCTACACATTCAACTCCGCCTCCCACTCCCTCATGACCCTCTGCCTCCGCCAAAACCGTCTCGCCACCCCCTCCGAGATCCGCGTCGCAACCCCAAAGCCCGTCCTCAAGTCGTGGCGCTCCGTCTGGAAAGACCGTAACGAGGACACCGCCTACCTCACGGCGTGGAAACGGATCCAAGTCAAGCTCGCCGTCGTCTCCGGCAACAACGAGTTCCTCTGCTTCAAAAACAACGCTCAGCAACAGCTCGTCTCCCACGTCGACCAGTGGCATGACGTAGTCATGAGCTATCATCGCGGCGACGGCGACTTGAAACACTTGGGGGTTAGAGAGACCATAGAGAGAATCAAGCAGGTGTGGACCGTTGGGGCGAAGCTATATGGAATCCCCGAGAGCTTTATTAGGGTTTGTGTAGCGGCGTGCGGTGTTTGCAACTCCGTTACTGGTGGCTCCGCCTCGAGGAGGAACAAACGGCGTCGTTTTGAGTATACGGAGTCTTTTGACGTGCCTGCCAAGGATGTTCCGGATAGGTTGCAGGAGTTAGCTTCTAAGCATAAGGTTGTGCTTTGTATTAGGCAGAAGTATATTAGGTATAAACCGTTTATGGCTGAGGTGAAGGATTACGCTTGTCATAGAGCTGGGGAGCCTGCTTCTAAGAAGTCCAGGGTTCTGAAGAGGGAGCCTTATCAGTCAAAGAGATGCGGCTGCGGTTTTAGGATTCGAGCTATTGTCCCCATTGCTAATTACAATGAAAAGGATAAAACTTTTGTGTATCAGGAAGAAGGAACAGCTGTTTTTAAGCTTTACGCTGTTCATTCGGGGCATGAGCCCGGGGCGATGGATGGGAACGCGAGGATCATGCATCGGCTTGTTGGTCATAAGGGCTTTTTGATGGAGCAAGATGTAGTCTATGGTGTGAGGGAAGATTTGGAAACCGAAGAAGTTGGTGGTGGGGGTATGCGTTTCACTGTCTTGCATCAGGTTCAGGAGCTACGGGCTGAACTCGGCGCTTTAGAAGGAAAGATTAGGAAGGTTTCACGAGAGATGTTGGGTGCAGTGTCCGGAGAGCTGTTTGAGATGCTCAACAATATGAGGAGTCTCGGTGACGAGGGAACACCGAATGAAATACTTGTTGGAGATAACGATTTAGCTCATTGGAGTGACCAGCACTTGTATGGAGGAGATGATGGGAAGGATGCAGAGCTTGTTGAAGATGATGAAGAGAGTTTTGGGAGGAGCCTTGATGATGTAGTTCCTCCTTGGGAACAGATAAGGCCACCAAGTCCGAAAGATATCTTGTCTGAAACATGTAAGCCTGAGAAATGGTTGAAGTGTAGTGACTTTGACGAGAAGAGCATTCTGAGTTGTGAAGATTCTAAACTAACGAAAACGATGGGGGACAGTGAAGGTATAGTATCAGACGTAGGTTTAGTTGGATTACAGGTTGATAGCTTCTATCAAGAGAACTCCAAATGGTATGATTCTCCTTGTGAAGACAATGGGTTCAGACACGGGGAGATTTTGTAGAAACACGGTAAAGTTTCTAACACGCTATCTCTCACACATCTTCTTGTTCATATGAGTCCCTAACTTATAACTAGAGATCAGATTGTATATTTTATGTATTCAGATAACACAATGTTTCAGGGGGTATTTCGTTAGCTTGTATGTTGTAGCTCTGTAAGGGTTGGTTTCTTTGTGGTGTGGTTATGTAAAGTGAAACCCAGATTGTTTCTCTGCGTATATAACATTGTTATTCAACTTAACAAACTGTTGTAACCTTGCAAGATTTTCCACATTTGATTTATGTGGAATGATCTTCTTTGGCTCCCAAATCATTTGTGTGTATAACTCATGTTATGTATCTTATTCCATTTCATTTCACCAGAGAAATTGGAAAAGAAAAAAAAAAG includes:
- the LOC106296576 gene encoding uncharacterized protein LOC106296576; translation: MNPHKTEEDLFHHHDLPPPDIIPQSQPSLHHNPEEDDPTFSLQEFVLFRSSPSHSSDSQDDSPSHPTPKITPLPNPRAPNELNFINPEPHISSQFYTFNSASHSLMTLCLRQNRLATPSEIRVATPKPVLKSWRSVWKDRNEDTAYLTAWKRIQVKLAVVSGNNEFLCFKNNAQQQLVSHVDQWHDVVMSYHRGDGDLKHLGVRETIERIKQVWTVGAKLYGIPESFIRVCVAACGVCNSVTGGSASRRNKRRRFEYTESFDVPAKDVPDRLQELASKHKVVLCIRQKYIRYKPFMAEVKDYACHRAGEPASKKSRVLKREPYQSKRCGCGFRIRAIVPIANYNEKDKTFVYQEEGTAVFKLYAVHSGHEPGAMDGNARIMHRLVGHKGFLMEQDVVYGVREDLETEEVGGGGMRFTVLHQVQELRAELGALEGKIRKVSREMLGAVSGELFEMLNNMRSLGDEGTPNEILVGDNDLAHWSDQHLYGGDDGKDAELVEDDEESFGRSLDDVVPPWEQIRPPSPKDILSETCKPEKWLKCSDFDEKSILSCEDSKLTKTMGDSEGIVSDVGLVGLQVDSFYQENSKWYDSPCEDNGFRHGEIL